The segment CCCTCAAGCTAACGATTAGATCACGATCCGCTTCATCCTTTCTTCTCCAAATCTCTTGAACGGCGTCGTCAAGATTCTTTacctgaaacaaaaaaaagttgaagggCCTCAAGAACAATTTAAATCAAAACCGTAAGTGTCTACACCGGGGGGGCGGGGAAGAAGGTTGGTGTTAAGAAAACCTGATAACATTCTCCACGACACGCCGTGCATTTGTACTGGAGATTCCCATCTATTTGAAActgtaaatatttttcatcgctgtaaaagatttaaaagaacTGATCTTAGCAAGTGCAAAGACAAGTGTAGTTCTCGTACGTCAAAGCTAAAAGATCGGTATCATATATTAAAACGGGAAATCGAATCGGTATCATATATTGAAACAGGAAATCGAATCGGTATCATATATTGAAACAGGAAATCGAATCGGTATCATATATTGAAACAGGAAATCGAATCGGTATCATATATTGAAACAGGAAATCGAATCGGTATCATATATTGAAACAGGAAATCGAATCGGTATCATATATTGAAACAGGAAATCGAATCGGTATCATATATTGAAACAGGAAATCGAATCGGTATCATATATTGAAACAGGAAATCGAATCGGTATCATATATTGAAACAGGAAATCGAATCGGTATCATATATTGAAACAGGAAATCGAATCGGTATCATATATTGAAACAGGAAATCGAATCGGTATCATAtatgaagaaatcaaagcaTAACATCAAAAGAGAACAATTCTAGACAACCTTCACAATGACACCATCTGTAAGGTGGGCTATTACAGTGGAGCCAATGGAAGCAGCAATGGTCTAAAACTGATGTGCAATCCATAAGTTTACAACAGCAACTACCAATATAAATAACTAGGCTTATCCGTCATTTCGGTGTCAAACGTGGAACTAAAACGTAACAAAAGATTAGCTCCATATGTTTGTCCACGCATTCGTGAGTCAGTCGAGCAAGAATTTCGAAAATAAAAAGCCATGACATGGATAGCAGCAAATATATAGATCATTCATGAGTAAGAACCAGGTAGGGAAAAACCTGATACTATCACAATGGCAGTGCACCCAGCGCTGGCAAACGTCACAGCAAACCATCGGAGTAGATTCGGAATCTCTATAAACCTAAAAGAACACACAAGTTCACCCACTATTTCGATACCCACAAGCAACTTAAAATCCGAAAATATTGTGTTGATGTAAAATTTATTACCTTCAAACACACAGGGCAGTAGTTCCCCTTTACAAATAATCTACCACATGCATCACAAAATGTATATCCCAGAAACCACCTGCATTACAACGGCAAGCGTAAGATTTTTTCGTCTTCAACAGCTCACTCATGGAAATTCGAAAGAAACGgattttttcttgtcttcGACGGTTCAACCCGTGGAAATAAACACATGGCATTGCATGATGCacataaatttgaagaatattacTAATAAGTAGTAAGGGGAAAAAATAGTAATTGAAAGCGATGGAAGACAGCATTTTACGTTATCACTAGCATATCTTCAGCTAATGCAAGTCTTCGCACATTTGAGACGGTGtcttacaaaataaaacatcaaaTCTACCACCCGAACAAAAAGTAAGAACAACAGACGATGAGGTGAACATGACGAAGTAGGGTCTTTTTCAATGATACAAATTGAGAAACTAAAACAAGAGTGCAGACGATCCAAGAGAATAAACCGCATACCTCACACTTTGGCCGTTTCCTGGAACATTAGACTCACAGCTGTGGCATCTCGTATGCTTTGGACACAAATAAGGTCCAGAACTAACGTTCTACCAGATTCAATCACACGCATCAGTATTAAGGACGTTACTTGACTGGAATACAAAACTCGAGCGAAAAAACACTCCCTACCTTGTGAGGAGGATGCTGGCAGTAACAATGGTAAGCACCATCACATCTTTTGCagaacataaatttatttggatCGCCAGTTCTTCTGCATACCTGAGTACACGGACGTAttgaaaaatttatcaaaatcaCGACAAGGTGCTCTTATCTCTAGAAGAACCAAGGAAAACACTAAGTCTTTAAACGATGAAAATCATTCACGTCAGCATTAACCTCGGTATCAAGGGTATATAATGAGACCATCAGGgcgattaaataaaaatgcatTGTCTTCGAGATCGAGGTAACTAATAAATTAGTGAGGCTGCTGATAAAGAGCGAAAATATAGTAATGCTGCATATTCCTTATTACCTCGCACGCTCGGCAGGAAGGGCAAGTCCACGAACTCCAGTGAAATAGATCTGCCAACACGCACATAGCAAACGTTAAAGATAATTCTCGTCTAAAAATAAACTTGTGACCACGCCTTACCCCTATGTTGAGCCCAGGATTTCAAGCAGCTGCGATGGTACTTTTTGCCACAAGTTTTGCACGAAAGCATCCTCCGTGTTCTCTCACTAGATTCATTTTCACCAACAAAACATATTCTACACATTACATTCACATTCGACTGCCCCTGCTCTTCCCCCACGAGACTACCGGAGGCATCCTGTTcaaggagaaaaaaacacGATTATAACTACAGCAGACAGGGCGCTTTAAAAATGTCTCGTAAATGACATTCCGAACTGAAGGAGAACCTGAGGGAGTTCGGGCATGAGAAGCAGCCCTCACAGCACAGGTCATTCACTGATCTAGTAAATACCTAATAACTAATATACTTGCCATCAGCAGCTGCATTAATCCTAAGTAAATTTGTTGTATTTTCAATAGATTTCTCACTAAATCCCAACATCTATCCGGAGCATGTTCAAGTATTCAAAAGGACCAAAGGGCTAATGACTTACCATAAGTGCTGGCTAATCAGCAAAGATCAAGCTAGCTAAATTCAGCATCAAAACAACAGGAAAAACAAATCCCTACACTAAGCTTCTACTCCACAACAATTtttacaacaagaacataaTCAATTAACCAAGAACACAGAGTCAAATCTTCAACATGGTAAAGAAAACAATCCAAACTAAAACCCTCACCACTAAACTCCCAGATTCAAACCGCCTGGCATAGTCCTCAGCAGCAATCATAGCAGCAGCAGCCTTACGCTGAAGCGCAATACGCTTAGTCTGAGCCGACATCGCCGCCGCCATTTCATCGACCGCATCAGCTCCACTAATAAACGCCTCACCAACAACCCCAACAGGCTGCACTGGTGGGGGAGGCGGCGCAACCTTCGGAACCCAGACCTGAACCGTCGCTCCCTTTCCATCTCTAACCCTAATTCCCCAAGGATCGTTGAGAAACTCCTCCACCTTACGCACCCCATCAAGAAACTCATTCTTAACTCTCCCATTCTGCAAACCCGGCTCAAATCCTAGCGCACAGAAGCAAATCCTTCGACTACACAACACAGAAAAACAAACCCATGTGAGGTTTCGAAGCTAAAAACAAACGAGATGGGTAgttgagagaaagaaaggcCAAACGGCAACGAAAGAGAGAACAcccaaaagaaagagagaagaaaaatgggattagaagaaagaaaaaaaatgNCGTTGAGAATCGAAGAGGAGGAAGGGCGGGGCAGaggtcttgaggggaagtaaAATTTTTCGCTCTGTTTCAAAGAAAGAccgtatttttattttgtctaaaTGCCCTAATTTTTTCTTGTCAAATTAGGTCAATTTATTCTCGGTTTGACGAAAATGCCCCTCAGTTcaactcaaattttcaaaagtcaCCCTGGATCTTCCCTTCCCTCTCAACCTTCTCATAGATGGTAACATCAAGCTTGAGCTTTTGTCCAATGTGATTTAATGAGTTTCGTACcgatttaaatcaaattatttttttcaaaatatatttcacGGGTAAAAAATTTCCGCTATCACTGTTGATCTTATAAAAGGTAACTtcaataattttgtattaaaatttgtgtGTTGTTCGaaattaagggtatttttgtaaatttgagCATTTAATCGAATACTTTTATACTCGAAAACCCAAATTCGGAAGTTCTTACTTCATGTAATGTAATCTTTatatgtaaaattaaattttacagTAGACTATAGTAATTTTGATACCAATTACGTGATATTGGTGCTCATTCAACCGGGAAAATATGTCACAATTCAATTAGATTAGTCGTGGTTTGTGCCTACTAAACACGACCATATGCAGGCACTCGGTAGCATATCGTGACATTCAAATGATATGTCGTTAGCTTATTGAAGTCATAGGCTTCAACACCTATTAAAACATCGTAGAAGATAATCATTCGAAGAGATAATTAAAACGACTCGAATAGATTACGGCGTAAACTTGTTTCCTATCCTAACTTAGATCTtggtttgaaaagaaaattggtaaGAAATTGGGATTTGCAGAATGGGATCAGATCTAAATGATAGAAAATTAGAGAGAATCAAATCTCTGGCACATGATGTTGGTAGTAAATTACAATGAGAACTTGGATTGGGTTTGAACTGATAAGAAATCACTGTTTTACAGAACAAGTCAAATGGTCAGAAGTGTATATATACGCGTCAAATTCTACACTTATTCTATCATTTCCAGCAACTAAAGTTCTACAAATCACAGTATTCCAACCCTACAACTACCTTCTAATTCTCTATCACTACTAATCTCATCGGTTTCTTGACATCTAcattattgaaaaatcatcatcAAGTCCATCTAGTTCACCTTTTAGATTGTGTTGATGGATGATCAAAACCGAGGTCTTAGCGGAGAATTCAGACCCGGAGAGAACGTCCCCTATAGGACCCAGTTCTGGACATTGTTGCCAATCATTCATCCCGTAAGTTAACACCGAGTTCACTCCCCCACCTCGACCTACGATTACGAGAGTGTATTGACCTTCCAGTGATTTCAAAGTAGAATACGTCTCTGCGGAACTGGCCATGTGTTTTTCAACGTAAGCGACGTGCCCACCAGCCACGTGTCGTTCATAAAAATAAGCAAAGCATTCGTCGTCTTGTCTCATTTCCTCTTCCTGCTCAGCAACACTGATCCTGTAAGTCCCAGCTCTTCTTGCAGCATTTTCTGCATCAGCATCCACCAAGAATCTAATCACAGAGAGTTTAACTCCGGGATGCCTAGCTACTCGACCTGCGTAGGCTAATGCTTCTCGGTCGTCTTTACCGCCAATGAAGATCACTGCCACGTTCAGGGTTACGTACGACCTTGAAATTTTCTCTACTGATCCAAGACCTCGATCCACTAGGATTCCCACGGAACAAGGGGCGTGTCTGATAACCTGTTTGAATGAATTTTGTTAGAACAAGCACCGATGACAAAGTTCGTACgaaaaaacaaattctcaAAATCCGATTTCTTCGCACGACACATCCTATATAATCAACCAATTTCCTAGTAGTTGTatatatcatacaattgtcaTGTCATACTAATATACTTGAAATGAACCAGTTCTAACTGATTGAAGAATTACCAGTCCTTCAAAGTCATTACCTTGCGGTTCACATAGCGGAAACCTGCTTGGCCCTCGCTCAACGACCCATCTCCGCGCTGGTTCTTGTGGAATGGCAGTATGATAAGAGCACCCAACAAGTCCTCCGCTAAAATGCAAATGTCTTGTGCCATACAATTGAATGCTGAGAGAGCCAACATTCTTCTAAGGGTAATTCCATCTCCATTTTCATCTACATATCTCTGAAATGCAGTAGTAACTTGGTCTCTCATTTGAGTCACTCCTGTGTGGGTTACAGTTACAGTGTCCACTCCTTCACCCTGCACTAACGTGGCTGCTATTTCATCTGTAAGTTCAATCATGTCTGTGACATATACAACAACTCCAGGGTTAGCCGTCCCCCGAGAAATCTCCATGATGTTAATGGCTGCTCCAGTGTTATGAGGTCCATGTATACATAACAAGATCTTAAGCTCACTTGATGGGTCAAGCAATTCGAGAGCCATTCGATGTGTAGGTGTGCGTTTCCTCGCCCTTCTAATTATATGAGCTACAACTTTTGGAGCATGCACGACTGTGAAGAAGATTACAAATACCATCGCAATGCTCGTAGATGTAGATATCTTTCCAGCCTGCatttgttcatcatttctAAGGTGAAATAGTTTCGCTTTTAGTATAGTATTTATCAAGATGAAAGTGCATTAGCAGAAAGTGGTGAAGCCTTGAGCAAGTGTACTTACTATTTTTGCAGATATGGCCAAGTATATATGAAAATGGCCCTTCATGGTTAACAGCAGCCCAAGTGCTACAGATTCAGGCCAATGAAACCCCAAAATTGCCCCAGCAATGACAGTACCAACAACTTTTCCTACGGTTACAATAGCAAAAAGCAGAAGTAATCTGACCCATGTTATTATTTGTCCAGGCTCAAAGTCACTCAACTTGGATTCAACCCCCatccaaaagaagaagatgggatAGAAAACAGTAGTAAGCAGGTAGTTAATTTTTCCAATTGCCCATCTTGATACTCTACCTTCTCGAGGTAAAAATGTTCCAGCCAAGAATGCACTGAGAGTCGGGTTGTAACCAAATATAGTAGGGCAGCAGCAAAGGAAGGCCATGAAAGCAACTGCAAGAACCAGGTGAGGACCCTTCATAGGTTTACCCTCGGGGTTTTCGTTATTCACCCAGTTCATGAATATTGGTGAAACCTTCGCCGCCATTATCATCTGGATCAATAGAACAAAACCTAATTGAAAACCATTTATAATGGAGAGACGCGTCTCTTGGCATTGGCAAAATAGATAACCTATACAGATTGCGAGAGTGGATATAAAATCAGAATGCATTCCAGCAGCAATAACAAGTCGGCCTATATCCGACCTGCCTATTTTAAGATTGGTGATCAAACGGGTTAGCACAGGAGAAGCTGTGCTAGAGAGAACAGTTGAGAGCGAGAGGATGAAACTGATCTCTTTCGACTTCGAAAAGCTAATAAATGGGATTGTGGAACAGGCTAAGATGAGTGTTGAAATCATTCCGGCATAAGCTACTTTAGCATCACGTGTAGGTGCTTTGAAGAGTACACATGGATCCATCTCCAATCCCAGCACAAACATATAGCATGTCATACCAAAGTCGACAATATAACGCAGCGTCTTATGTATTGACAGATCGAGTTCTTTCCTCATGAAGTTTCCAACAACCAAACCAACCTGTGCGTTCATAGACGAACATTATAAATCAAAAGCATTTAAACTAAGACCAACAAGGCAGTTTGGTCTGCAAAGCTTTTCATTGGGGAAAAGACCATTGGTGTATATAAAACTTCCATGACTTAACACAGAACCCTGTTCTTGGTGTTATTAGAGCGACTTGAAAAGCAGAAGCCACTCATGAATACACTATCAGTCTCTCAAGAACCCAATACAGTGGATCAATTTTGaccataaacaaataataacaatcataaggtaaaatatatatatatatatatatatataaaacagtCCCTCatcttttgagtttttctcaatttatGTGAGATTCAACTAATTTCCCTTCAAAATTTGACTAACCTGACAACAAATCCGTTTTTTCAAAGGGACGATTCAATGAGACATAAGTTTAAATTCAGAGTGACCTGACtgaaaatcataataatagtaataataatggCAGATTTTCTACCATTTCCTCATTTCCATCCTACTGTTGTTCTATGCTGGGAATGTGAATTTTTGAAACATCCAAAAACCAGAACCGTTATCAGAAGAATCAGATTATACTACCAAAAGCAGACCTAAAATGTGAGGAATCAGATTATACTACCAAAAGCAGACCTAAAATGTGAGGAATCAGATTATTCTACCAAAAACGAGCCCTAAATCTTAAGAATCGATgtgaaatttgaagagaaaagaagaagaagaggctTACGATCGTATCAGAAGTAGTGCGAGGTTGAGAAAAAGGTCTCAAAAGGTAATGCACGCCATTGCAGAGACCCATC is part of the Cucurbita pepo subsp. pepo cultivar mu-cu-16 chromosome LG12, ASM280686v2, whole genome shotgun sequence genome and harbors:
- the LOC111806427 gene encoding cation/H(+) antiporter 28-like, with amino-acid sequence MAMTRVHEPSRSLAGNTCTIRLTEIFGRATKSILGFFLMMGLCNGVHYLLRPFSQPRTTSDTIVGLVVGNFMRKELDLSIHKTLRYIVDFGMTCYMFVLGLEMDPCVLFKAPTRDAKVAYAGMISTLILACSTIPFISFSKSKEISFILSLSTVLSSTASPVLTRLITNLKIGRSDIGRLVIAAGMHSDFISTLAICIGYLFCQCQETRLSIINGFQLGFVLLIQMIMAAKVSPIFMNWVNNENPEGKPMKGPHLVLAVAFMAFLCCCPTIFGYNPTLSAFLAGTFLPREGRVSRWAIGKINYLLTTVFYPIFFFWMGVESKLSDFEPGQIITWVRLLLLFAIVTVGKVVGTVIAGAILGFHWPESVALGLLLTMKGHFHIYLAISAKIAGKISTSTSIAMVFVIFFTVVHAPKVVAHIIRRARKRTPTHRMALELLDPSSELKILLCIHGPHNTGAAINIMEISRGTANPGVVVYVTDMIELTDEIAATLVQGEGVDTVTVTHTGVTQMRDQVTTAFQRYVDENGDGITLRRMLALSAFNCMAQDICILAEDLLGALIILPFHKNQRGDGSLSEGQAGFRYVNRKVIRHAPCSVGILVDRGLGSVEKISRSYVTLNVAVIFIGGKDDREALAYAGRVARHPGVKLSVIRFLVDADAENAARRAGTYRISVAEQEEEMRQDDECFAYFYERHVAGGHVAYVEKHMASSAETYSTLKSLEGQYTLVIVGRGGGVNSVLTYGMNDWQQCPELGPIGDVLSGSEFSAKTSVLIIHQHNLKGELDGLDDDFSIM